A window of the Elgaria multicarinata webbii isolate HBS135686 ecotype San Diego chromosome 22, rElgMul1.1.pri, whole genome shotgun sequence genome harbors these coding sequences:
- the TLCD3A gene encoding TLC domain-containing protein 3A isoform X2, producing the protein MWQALALGALFFPGLFAFSIRSLRWVAPAWSLKDRVVLSSRLVSSIQAIMATVSGIVVIVSCSDVVNGRHWIAREYVWFVVSYMTYDIYAMYLCYWHKNIDKEPGDAMHSLASVKSFLRKERLMVTHHLFILIVLTPVAHFRGDRGDFFVGCILTAELSTPFVSLGKILMQLKMQDSLLHKVNGVLILATFFLCRIVLFPYMYWAYARHMGLPAYEVPFRIPLHCNVANAVLIAPQLYWFTLICRKATRLYSSAPDRAR; encoded by the exons ATGTGGCAGGCGCTGGCCCTCGGGGCGCTCTTCTTCCCGGGGCTTTTCGCCTTCTCCATCCGGAGCCTGCGCTGGGTGGCGCCGGCATGGAGCCTCAAGGACCGCGTCGTCCTCAGCAGCAG GTTGGTGTCCTCCATTCAAGCCATCATGGCCACCGTTTCGGGAATCGTAGTCATCGTTAGCTGCAGCGATGTGGTTAACGgcag GCACTGGATTGCTCGGGAATACGTCTGGTTCGTGGTTTCCTACATGACTTACGACATCTACGCCATGTACCTCTGCTACTGGCACAAGAACATTGACAAAGAACCGGGCGACGCGATGCACTCTCTGGCCAGCGTGAAGAGTTTCCTGCGGAAGGAGAGACTCATGGTCACGCACCACCTCTTCATCCTCATCGTCCTGACGCCCGTAGCC CACTTCCGTGGCGATAGGGGAGACTTTTTTGTCGGCTGCATCCTCACGGCCGAGCTGAGCACCCCCTTTGTGTCCCTGGGCAAGATCCTGATGCAG CTGAAAATGCAAGACTCCCTCTTGCACAAAGTCAACGGCGTCCTCATCCTGGCGACCTTCTTCCTCTGCCGGATCGTGCTCTTCCCCTACATGTACTGGGCCTACGCGCGGCACATGGGCCTCCCGGCCTACGAGGTGCCGTTCCGCATCCCCCTCCACTGCAACGTGGCCAACGCTGTGCTGATCGCCCCGCAGCTCTACTGGTTCACCCTCATCTGCCGGAAGGCCACGAGGCTGTACAGCAGCGCGCCCGACCGAGCCAGATAA
- the TLCD3A gene encoding TLC domain-containing protein 3A isoform X1, with translation MWQALALGALFFPGLFAFSIRSLRWVAPAWSLKDRVVLSSRLVSSIQAIMATVSGIVVIVSCSDVVNGRHWIAREYVWFVVSYMTYDIYAMYLCYWHKNIDKEPGDAMHSLASVKSFLRKERLMVTHHLFILIVLTPVAVHFRGDRGDFFVGCILTAELSTPFVSLGKILMQLKMQDSLLHKVNGVLILATFFLCRIVLFPYMYWAYARHMGLPAYEVPFRIPLHCNVANAVLIAPQLYWFTLICRKATRLYSSAPDRAR, from the exons ATGTGGCAGGCGCTGGCCCTCGGGGCGCTCTTCTTCCCGGGGCTTTTCGCCTTCTCCATCCGGAGCCTGCGCTGGGTGGCGCCGGCATGGAGCCTCAAGGACCGCGTCGTCCTCAGCAGCAG GTTGGTGTCCTCCATTCAAGCCATCATGGCCACCGTTTCGGGAATCGTAGTCATCGTTAGCTGCAGCGATGTGGTTAACGgcag GCACTGGATTGCTCGGGAATACGTCTGGTTCGTGGTTTCCTACATGACTTACGACATCTACGCCATGTACCTCTGCTACTGGCACAAGAACATTGACAAAGAACCGGGCGACGCGATGCACTCTCTGGCCAGCGTGAAGAGTTTCCTGCGGAAGGAGAGACTCATGGTCACGCACCACCTCTTCATCCTCATCGTCCTGACGCCCGTAGCCGTG CACTTCCGTGGCGATAGGGGAGACTTTTTTGTCGGCTGCATCCTCACGGCCGAGCTGAGCACCCCCTTTGTGTCCCTGGGCAAGATCCTGATGCAG CTGAAAATGCAAGACTCCCTCTTGCACAAAGTCAACGGCGTCCTCATCCTGGCGACCTTCTTCCTCTGCCGGATCGTGCTCTTCCCCTACATGTACTGGGCCTACGCGCGGCACATGGGCCTCCCGGCCTACGAGGTGCCGTTCCGCATCCCCCTCCACTGCAACGTGGCCAACGCTGTGCTGATCGCCCCGCAGCTCTACTGGTTCACCCTCATCTGCCGGAAGGCCACGAGGCTGTACAGCAGCGCGCCCGACCGAGCCAGATAA